A window of Rhinolophus ferrumequinum isolate MPI-CBG mRhiFer1 chromosome X, mRhiFer1_v1.p, whole genome shotgun sequence contains these coding sequences:
- the EDA2R gene encoding tumor necrosis factor receptor superfamily member 27 isoform X1, which translates to MDCKENEYWDQWGRCVTCQLCGPGQELSKDCGYGEGGDAYCTACPPRRYKSSWGHHRCQICITCAVINRVQKTNCTATSNAVCGDCLPRFYQKTRIGGVQDQECIPCTKQTPTSEVQCAFQLSLVKADVPTVPPQEATLVLMSSLLVVFTLAFLGLFFLYCKQFFNTHCQHVAGGSLQFEADEAAEEESLFPMPPGQETSPESPLSESIFETQPLNPILDDDSSSTRGFPTQESFTMASCASESHSHWVHTPIECTELDLQKFSSSASNTGVETLGGNTAESSGDRLELNVPFEVPSP; encoded by the exons GATTGTGGCTATGGAGAGGGTGGAGATGCATACTGCACAGCCTGCCCTCCCCGCAGATACAAAAGCAGCTGGGGCCACCATAGATGTCAGATTTGCATCACCTGTGCTGTCATCAATCGTGTCCAGAAAACCAACTGCACAGCTACCTCTAATGCTGTCTGTGGGGATTGTCTGCCCAG GTTCTACCAAAAGACACGCATTGGAGGTGTGCAGGATCAAGAGTGCATCCCATGCACGAAGCAGACCCCCACTTCTGAGGTTCAAT GTGCCTTCCAGTTGAGCTTAGTGAAGGCAGATGTACCCACAGTGCCCCCTCAGGAGGCCACACTTGTACTGATGAGCAGTCTGCTCGTGGTGTTTACCCTGGCCTTCCTGGGGCTCTTCTTCCTCTACTGCAAGCAGTTCTTCAACACACATTGCCAGCATG TTGCAGGAGGTTCGCTGCAGTTTGAGGCTGACGAGGCAGCGGAGGAGGAATCTCTCTTCCCCATGCCACCTGGCCAGGAGACCAGTCCTGAGTCCCCACTGAGTGAAAGCATCTTTGAGACCCAGCCACTTAACCCCATCCTGGATGACGACAGCAGCTCGACTCGTGGCTTCCCCACCCAAGAGTCTTTTACCATGGCCTCCTGCGCCTCAGAGAGCCACTCCCACTGGGTCCACACTCCCATCGAATGCACAGAGCTGGACCTGCAAAAGTtttccagctctgcctccaaTACTGGAGTTGAGACCCTGGGGGGGAACACAGCTGAAAGCTCTGGAGACAGGCTGGAACTCAATGTGCCCTTTGAAGTCCCCAGCCCTTAA
- the EDA2R gene encoding tumor necrosis factor receptor superfamily member 27 isoform X2: MDCKENEYWDQWGRCVTCQLCGPGQELSKDCGYGEGGDAYCTACPPRRYKSSWGHHRCQICITCAVINRVQKTNCTATSNAVCGDCLPRFYQKTRIGGVQDQECIPCTKQTPTSEVQCAFQLSLVKADVPTVPPQEATLVLMSSLLVVFTLAFLGLFFLYCKQFFNTHCQHGGSLQFEADEAAEEESLFPMPPGQETSPESPLSESIFETQPLNPILDDDSSSTRGFPTQESFTMASCASESHSHWVHTPIECTELDLQKFSSSASNTGVETLGGNTAESSGDRLELNVPFEVPSP; encoded by the exons GATTGTGGCTATGGAGAGGGTGGAGATGCATACTGCACAGCCTGCCCTCCCCGCAGATACAAAAGCAGCTGGGGCCACCATAGATGTCAGATTTGCATCACCTGTGCTGTCATCAATCGTGTCCAGAAAACCAACTGCACAGCTACCTCTAATGCTGTCTGTGGGGATTGTCTGCCCAG GTTCTACCAAAAGACACGCATTGGAGGTGTGCAGGATCAAGAGTGCATCCCATGCACGAAGCAGACCCCCACTTCTGAGGTTCAAT GTGCCTTCCAGTTGAGCTTAGTGAAGGCAGATGTACCCACAGTGCCCCCTCAGGAGGCCACACTTGTACTGATGAGCAGTCTGCTCGTGGTGTTTACCCTGGCCTTCCTGGGGCTCTTCTTCCTCTACTGCAAGCAGTTCTTCAACACACATTGCCAGCATG GAGGTTCGCTGCAGTTTGAGGCTGACGAGGCAGCGGAGGAGGAATCTCTCTTCCCCATGCCACCTGGCCAGGAGACCAGTCCTGAGTCCCCACTGAGTGAAAGCATCTTTGAGACCCAGCCACTTAACCCCATCCTGGATGACGACAGCAGCTCGACTCGTGGCTTCCCCACCCAAGAGTCTTTTACCATGGCCTCCTGCGCCTCAGAGAGCCACTCCCACTGGGTCCACACTCCCATCGAATGCACAGAGCTGGACCTGCAAAAGTtttccagctctgcctccaaTACTGGAGTTGAGACCCTGGGGGGGAACACAGCTGAAAGCTCTGGAGACAGGCTGGAACTCAATGTGCCCTTTGAAGTCCCCAGCCCTTAA